TCGCGGGTCGCGATCGCGAGGTGGGGACCATCGACGTGCACCGCGTGCTCGAGTCGGCGCGGTCGATCTCACTCCCCCCGGATCGCGCGATCTTCCACGTGATCCCGCAGGAGTTCATGGTCGACGACCAGGAGGGGATCGGCGATCCGATCGGCATGACTGGCTCGCGGCTCGAGGCGAATGTGCACGTGGTGACCGGCTCGCTGACCGCGGTGCACAACATCACCAACTGCGTGAACCGGGCGGGCATCGAGGTGTCCGAGATCGTTCTCGACCAGCTCGCGGTCGCCGAGTCGGTCCTGAAATCCGAGGAGAAGGAGCTCGGCGTGGGCCTCGTGGACATCGGCGGGGGGGCCACGCACGTCGCCGTCTTCGAGCGCGGGGCGGTGAGGCACACGGCCGTCGTGCGGACCGGCGGCGAGCACTTCACGAGCGACATCGCCGTCGGCCTGAGAACGCCGATCCAGGAGGCCGAGCAGATCAAGGTGCAGTATGGTTGCGCCCTCGCCCGGATGGTCGACGACGACGAGACGATCAGCGTGCCGAGCGTCGGGGGGAGGAAGCCGCGCCGCCTCTCGAGACAGATCCTCTGCGAGATCCTCCAGCCGCGGAGCGAGGAGCTCTTCAACCTCGCGATGGAGGAGATCTCCCGGAGCGGGTACGAGGGGGCTCTCTCCACCGGCATCGTGCTCACGGGCGGCGGCTCCCAGCTCGAGGGACTCATGGAGATCGCCGAGCAGATCTTCGATCTGCCCGTGCGCCGCGGCGGGCCCGCGGGTGTCGGCGGGCTGGTCGACCTCGTGTCGTCGCCGGCGTGCGCGACCGCGGTCGGAATACTGCTCTACGGGGTGGCCCACAGGGCGCCGCGCGAGTCGATGCGCGTGCCCGCGTTCCTCACGGGCAGGGTCTCGCAGCGGGTCAAGGGTTTCTTCACGGATATCTTCGGGGCCGGCAGGTAGAGCTCCGGGAACAAGGGGGATCGATGATCACGATGGATGGTGGCCATGGCGCCGGCGACGCGCGGATGAAGCTCGCCTTCGACGACGATCCGATGGTCGGAGCGCGTATCAAGGTGATCGGCTGCGGCGGCGGCGGAAGCAACGCCGTCAACCGGATGATCGCCTCGCGGATGACGGGGGTCGAGTTCGTCGTCGTCAACACCGACTGCCAGGCGCTCAAGTCGTCTCACGCTCCGTTGAAGCTCCAGATCGGGTCGAAGCTCACGAAGGGTCTCGGCGCGGGCTCGAACCCCGACGTGGGCCGGCAGGCCGCCCTCGAGGACACGGAGAAGCTCATCGAGGTGCTGCAGGGAGCCGACATGGTCTTCATCACCACCGGCCTCGGCGGCGGCACCGGGACGGGGGCGACCCCCGTCGTCGCGTCGCTCGCGAGCGAGCTCGGCGCCCTCGTCGTCGGCGTCGTGACGAAGCCCTTCGCGTTCGAGGGGCGAAAGCGCCGCGAGCAGGCCGAGCTGGGCCTCGGCGAGCTGCGCGAGTGCCTCGACACGGTCATCTGCATTCCGAACGAGCGCCTCCTCTCGACCGTCGATCGGCAGACCACGCTCCAGGGCGCGTTCCTCATCGCCGACGACATCCTGCGCCAGGCGGTGCAGGGGATCTCCGACCTCATCACCATCCCCGGCGAGATCAACCTCGACTTCGCCGACGTGAAGACGATCATGAGCGGCATGGGAATGGCGCTGATGGGGACTGGCATCGCCACCGGCGAAGGGCGCGCCACGGAGGCCGCGCAGAAGGCGATCTCATCGCCTCTTCTCGAGGACGCGACCATCGAGGGGGCGCGCGGGGTGCTCATCAACATCACCGGCGGTCCGGGGATGACGCTGTTCGAGGTGGCCGAGGCCTCGAACCTCGTGCACCAGGCGGCGCACGAGGATGCGAACATCATCTTCGGGACCGTCATCGACGAGGCGATGGGGGAGACCGTCAAGGTCACGGTCATCGCGACTGGTTTCCGCGAGGTCCGCAAGGACGACGCGAAGGCCGTTGCGCGACCGGCGGCCGGGCGCCCTTCGTCCGATCCCGTCGCCGGGCGAAAGAACGCACGTCCCGAGACCCCGTTTCTCCGCAAGGGCCCGGGTCGGACGGTTCCGATTGGAACGGATGAGGGAGGTTATGGGCCGAATTTCACCAATCTGAGGGACGATCTCGACGTCCCCACCTTCCTCAGGAGGCAGATGGACTAGGATTTCACCGGGTTCGCCAGAGAAGTTTCGCGCGGCACGCAACCCGCGCGCGCGGCGGGTCGTAGAAGCCGATGCGCGCGCCGTGCGGGTTCAGCCTCAGGAGGCTCGTGATGCTCGGAATCCTCGCTCTCCTCGTCCTGGGAGTCGTCGGCCTGATCGCCGTTCCGGTCCTGCTCGTGCTGGCGATCGTCTTCCTGATCCTGAAGCTGGCGCTGGGGCTGGTGCTCCTGCCATTTCGCCTCGCCGGCCTCGTCGTGGGCGGCACGGTCGGGGCGATGGCCCTGATGGCGACAGGCCTTCTCGGGGCGCTCATCTTCGCCGTCCTCGCGATCGCGTTCTTCGGAGCCGTCCTGCTCCCCCTCCTCCCCCTTCTCGTCATCGCCGGGGGGGGCTACCTTCTTTACCAGCTTCTCCGGCCGACCCGCGCCGCGCGCGTCTGAACCTGCGGGAACCACCCGCCTCGCGCACATCCTCCCTGCGCTCCACCTGACCGATCCACGCGCGTTCGTCTCGTGCCGGCATCCAGGGAGACGTCTGCGCGCGCGCCGGCGCCGGCCGTCATGCAGGGCAGGAGGAGGACGAGGGGATCCGGCGACGAGCCGTGCCGGGGCGATGAAAAAAATCGCCCCGGCTGAGCCCGCGGGGGTGAGGCTGGTTGCGGGCCCAGCCGGGGCATGGGTCGAGGCGCGACGCCAGCTTACTACGGGTCGGGCAGACACCCACTGGCGCACGCGGGGTGAGGCCCCCCAGGCTTGGGGTCCTGGAGGCAAACCGGCTTTCGACGCTGCGGGTCGGTTCCCTCCGGAGCACGGAGGCCATCGCTGCTCCGGCAGACCCGCCTCATCGAAGACGGTAACCGACATATACAACAAAGATAACAGGGGGTCAAGGGGAAAGAATTACTTTTTTTGCTGTAAAAGCATAAGCCGGGACGAGCGGGACATCCCGCGGGTCCAAGGCTACGCTTCCCGACGACGGCGAGCGCCGTCGCGGTCGACCGCGAGAGGAACCGGAGTGGAGCGAAGCCAGGCTCGAATCGTCCAGGCGTCGATCGCCGCCGTTGCGGTCGCCGCGTCAATCGCTTCGTGGGCCGAGGCTTCTCAGGCGGAGCCGTCGCGGGAGGCCGCGCCTCCCCCGCGCGCCTCCGTCCGAATCGTCGCTCCCGCGGCCTCCGAGGTCGTCTACGGCACCCTCGTGATGAAGGCCGCGGTGATCCCGCCGACCGGCGTCAGCGTCGTGCACGTCGATTTTTTCGCCGACGGTCTCCTCCTCGCCTCGGACCCTCTCCCTCCCTACACGGCGGCGTGGGACGCGGGGAAGAGCCTTTCGTCCCATCTCTTTCGTGTCGTGGCGCGCTTTGCCGACGGGACGAGCGCGGAGGACCTCGTGACGACGCGAGGGCTCTCGATGGAGCACCACGAGCTCGTCGAGGGAACGGCGATTGAAAGACTCCAGATTCTCGTCTCCGTCGCCGACGCCTCGGGCTCGCCGGTGAAAGGGCTCCTCGCCTCGGACTTCTCGGTCCGCGAGGGGGATGCCCCGGTCAAGGTCACCTCGCTCGGAAGCGTCTCCGCCAGCTCCGACATACCGCTTTCGCTCGCCATTCTCGTCGATCGCAGCGGAAGCATGCAGTTCCACATGAAGCAGTGGGGGGCCGCGTGCGTCGACCTCCTGTCGGCCGTCAGGCCGATCGATCAGGTCCGCGTCTCGGTCTTTTCGGACGAGACCACGGTGCTCCAGGACTTCACCCATGATGCCGCCTCGCTCTCGGCCTCGCTCGCGGGGGTGATCCCGTCGGGGGGGAGCACGAGCCTCTTCCGCGCCGTCTTCGAGACGGTGCGAGACATGCGGGATCTCCCGGGACGCAAGGCCCTCATCCTGATGACCGACGGCCTGGACACCGACTTCGGCGGCTCGAGCCAGCCGATCACCGCGGCCATGTTTCCGGTGCTGAACGAGGCGGCGAGGATGGCGATCCGCTCCGGGGTGACGATCCTTCTCATCCTTCCGGGCCCGTCGGGGCGCGGGTACCTCGCCGTGCAGGATCTCGCGCTCCAGACCGGCGGCTGGTACATGTACCCGTCGCAGGATCTCCGCGCCCTGATGAAGCGGCTGGGGGAGCGCTTGCTCTCGGCGTACGTCCTCGAGTACGACGTGGCGAGGCCGCGCGACGCGGACAGGAAGCGACCCATCAAGGTCACCCTCACAGGGGATCACCCGGGGCTGGAGATCCGGACGTCGCTCGGCACGTACGCGCGCCTCGACGCGAACGAGGAGCTGAAGCGGGATCTCCGCGACGGAAACCGCCAGCAGCGGGCGCGAGCCGCCCGGGAGATGGGGCTCTCGGGGGGGGGGCCCGAGGTTGTCGCCGATCTGATCAAGGCGCTCCGCTCGGACTTCCCGGAGGTCCGGGCGGCGGCCGCGGCGGCGCTCGG
This is a stretch of genomic DNA from Acidobacteriota bacterium. It encodes these proteins:
- the ftsZ gene encoding cell division protein FtsZ; amino-acid sequence: MKLAFDDDPMVGARIKVIGCGGGGSNAVNRMIASRMTGVEFVVVNTDCQALKSSHAPLKLQIGSKLTKGLGAGSNPDVGRQAALEDTEKLIEVLQGADMVFITTGLGGGTGTGATPVVASLASELGALVVGVVTKPFAFEGRKRREQAELGLGELRECLDTVICIPNERLLSTVDRQTTLQGAFLIADDILRQAVQGISDLITIPGEINLDFADVKTIMSGMGMALMGTGIATGEGRATEAAQKAISSPLLEDATIEGARGVLINITGGPGMTLFEVAEASNLVHQAAHEDANIIFGTVIDEAMGETVKVTVIATGFREVRKDDAKAVARPAAGRPSSDPVAGRKNARPETPFLRKGPGRTVPIGTDEGGYGPNFTNLRDDLDVPTFLRRQMD
- a CDS encoding VWA domain-containing protein, which produces MERSQARIVQASIAAVAVAASIASWAEASQAEPSREAAPPPRASVRIVAPAASEVVYGTLVMKAAVIPPTGVSVVHVDFFADGLLLASDPLPPYTAAWDAGKSLSSHLFRVVARFADGTSAEDLVTTRGLSMEHHELVEGTAIERLQILVSVADASGSPVKGLLASDFSVREGDAPVKVTSLGSVSASSDIPLSLAILVDRSGSMQFHMKQWGAACVDLLSAVRPIDQVRVSVFSDETTVLQDFTHDAASLSASLAGVIPSGGSTSLFRAVFETVRDMRDLPGRKALILMTDGLDTDFGGSSQPITAAMFPVLNEAARMAIRSGVTILLILPGPSGRGYLAVQDLALQTGGWYMYPSQDLRALMKRLGERLLSAYVLEYDVARPRDADRKRPIKVTLTGDHPGLEIRTSLGTYARLDANEELKRDLRDGNRQQRARAAREMGLSGGGPEVVADLIKALRSDFPEVRAAAAAALGSRREPDALGKVLKLIHDSDADVRAAAFEAAVRYGAAALPSLTDLAQHGGPARASALRALGDIGDPAAMEVLSAGMREKDCELRAAAADGLGWMAALNRGERVTADILSRALDDRCPEAREASAISLARLADRIALPALLEIATAAPGSPRIPDVLRALAGYPTKASVDTVEIFLTAPEPARSAARESAAALYGFSFRNGGPVPREESLRRLVALGGHEALIAVDALLAPQGSGGAEGAEWRARLESARAAIAGG
- the ftsA gene encoding cell division protein FtsA, encoding MARNERYLAAIDLGSTKICCVVGEVRDNGTIDVLGVGRSAARGLRRGSITNLDSAVESLKAAVDEAETMAGVTIEKAHVGIAGGHIRGFNSRGVVTVAGRDREVGTIDVHRVLESARSISLPPDRAIFHVIPQEFMVDDQEGIGDPIGMTGSRLEANVHVVTGSLTAVHNITNCVNRAGIEVSEIVLDQLAVAESVLKSEEKELGVGLVDIGGGATHVAVFERGAVRHTAVVRTGGEHFTSDIAVGLRTPIQEAEQIKVQYGCALARMVDDDETISVPSVGGRKPRRLSRQILCEILQPRSEELFNLAMEEISRSGYEGALSTGIVLTGGGSQLEGLMEIAEQIFDLPVRRGGPAGVGGLVDLVSSPACATAVGILLYGVAHRAPRESMRVPAFLTGRVSQRVKGFFTDIFGAGR